From a single Patagioenas fasciata isolate bPatFas1 chromosome 19, bPatFas1.hap1, whole genome shotgun sequence genomic region:
- the TMEM97 gene encoding sigma intracellular receptor 2 — translation MAAAPRWRERLFALYFLSHIPVTLLIDLQPLLPAGIHPPALAELLQWYTAAFRDPLMLQPPEWFKAFIYCEAFLQLPFFPVAGYAFLKGGCKWIRTPAIIYSTHVATTLLPILAHILFHDFSKSEHSGPQTQRERLTLLSIYLPYLLVPLLILYTMLRNPHYNQADKRKRK, via the exons ATGGCGGCGGCTCCGCGCTGGCGGGAGCGGCTGTTCGCGCTCTATTTCCTCTCGCACATCCCGGTGACGCTGCTGATCGACCTGCAGCCGCTGCTGCCCGCCGGGATCCACCCGCCCGCC CTGGCGGAGCTGCTGCAGTGGTACACGGCCGCCTTCAGAGACCCCCTGATGCTGCAGCCCCCCGAGTGGTTCAAGGCGTTCATCTACTGCGAGGCTTTCCTGCAGCTGCCGTTCTTCCCCGTGGCGGGATACGCCTTCTTGAAAG GTGGCTGCAAATGGATAAGGACGCCTGCGATTATCTACTCCACCCACGTAGCCACGACTCTGCTTCCCATCCTGGCGCACATCCTGTTCCACGACTTCTCCAAGTCTGAGCACTCGGGACCTCAGACGCAGCGTGAGCGCCTGACGCTGCTGTCGATTTACCTGCCGTACCTGCTGGTCCCGCTCCTCATCCTCTACACCATGCTCCGCAACCCCCACTACAACCAGGCGGACAAGAGGAAGAGGAAGTAG